A genomic window from Cotesia glomerata isolate CgM1 linkage group LG7, MPM_Cglom_v2.3, whole genome shotgun sequence includes:
- the LOC123268361 gene encoding uncharacterized protein LOC123268361, producing the protein MEIEAIEDTSRDYNSNDDCDATTSSQELQSKSDSFMSQNSNVSNFETDFLTAKRTPKINIMTPELAAALDRGNVSSRSATYVLAATLKSVGFDTRNVNLSYKTIQRQRIIHRKEIAKGLKEDLKFNDNYVVHWDGKLLSDIVGTETVDRLPVLLTSSGSEQLLGIPKINSGSGIEQALAVYSTMEQWGVSNYIKAICFDTAATNTGIHHGAGVELEKILKRKLIWLPCRHHVIELVIKGVFEAYWPVQSGPNVPFFNRFKIGWNKINTSKYNAGINDKIVANILLNKKDELLSFIDNYSQVYFELLFEL; encoded by the exons aagACACCTCTCGTGATTATAACAGTAATGATGATTGTGATGCTACAACATCTAGTCAGGAGTTGCAATCAAAGTCAGATTCATTTATGAGTCAAAATTCAAATGTGTCTAACTTTGAAACAGATTTTTTAACAGCAAAACGGacaccaaaaattaatattatgacGCCAGAATTAGCTGCTGCACTGGATCGTGGTAATGTAAGTAGCCGAAGCGCCACATATGTTTTGGCAGCTACTTTAAAAAGTGTGGGATTCGATACTCGGAATGTAAATTTGAGTTATAAAACTATTCAACGACAGCGTATAATTCATCGGAAAGAAATTGCTAAAGGCTTAAAAGAAGACTTAAAATTCAATGACAATTATGTGGTCCATTGGGATGGTAAACTGCTAAGTGATATTGTTGGGACAGAAACAGTAGATAGGCTTCCGGTGCTTTTAACATCGTCTGGCAGTGAACAGCTATTGggtattccaaaaattaattcaggaTCTGGGATTGAGCAAGCTTTAGCTGTATACTCAACTATGGAGCAATGGGGTGTCAGTAATTACATAAAAGCGATATGCTTTGATACTGCAGCAACCAATAcgg GAATTCATCATGGCGCTGGCGTAGAGCTTGAGAAAATTCTGAAACGAAAGCTTATATGGTTACCCTGTCGTCATCATGTAATTGAACTTGTCATAAAAGGCGTTTTTGAAGCTTACTGGCCAGTACAATCAGGTCCGAAcgttccattttttaatcgattTAAAATCGGTTGGAATAAAATCAACACATCCAAATATAACGCTGGCATCAACGATAAGATAGTGgctaatatactattaaacaaaaaagatGAACTATTAAGTTTTATCGATAATTATTCGCAGGTATATTTTGAGTTGTTATTTGAGTTGTAa